The sequence TACTCAGGGTTTTCGGTTGCTGGCTGCAGGTCATAGGCTTAAAGATGGAATTTGCCTGCTGTTGTTGCTGATGTTGCTGCTGGCTTAGCagattgctggtgggagtgaggCTCCTGATCAGAGAGTATTGTGGAGTGAAGGACTGCTGCGGCAAGCCGGGACTTGAGAGATTCTCAGGGCGGTAGGGTGGGGATGGCCCTGGGGTGCTGGTTGGCAGAGCAGATATCAGGTGTCCTTGAGGGCTTTTGACAGTAGAGGATACCAGATTGGCAAGAATGGAGCTCTGGGGGCTGAATTGTGGCTGCTGATTGAGAGGCAGACCTGGGAGCTTCGCTGGAGCATAGGGCAAGGTGGGCCTAAGGGCAGCATTGCTGCTGGGAGCCATGCTAGAGAGTAAGGCATTGGGCGAGTTTTGCACAGCACTGCCAGACAAGCTATTGGATGACATGCAGGATGCTGTGAAGTTCTGTGGGCTGAATGGTGGTGGAGGATGAGGTGAGGGCACTGGGAGGTAAGGTGGAGAGACACCTGGATGAGGCAGACTGGACCAGCTGCGGCTGGAACCTTGTTGTTTTGTAGCTGATCCCTGCTTGCTGGCTGCAAGAGCTTTCAGCTGATGGGCATGATGCCACTGAGGCACAGATAATGGAGGCAGAGTGACAGGGAGCATGTTCTGGACCTGGTTTTTGACCTGAGCCTGTACCGTTGAAGAACTGGATGAGACTATCTGCTTACTGGTGGAAGGAATGGAATAGTTGATCCCTGTGGAGGAGGGCAGGACTGGTAGTGACGTGCCAGTGACTTGACTGCAGCTAGATGCAAACTCCTTGCTAGGTCCAAGGCTTTCCATATGTGGCATCTGAACTGGAAGCTTGGCAGGGGGCCCAAGGGGAGCCTGGGGGTGCTGTAAAACCAGAGGCTCTTCGGGCTTGCTCCCAAGAATCTTCTCAAGGTCAAGATCACTTGAAGATGGCTCTTGAATTTTGGTTAATTCATCCAGTAGATCTTGAAGCTCTTGGTCTAGGGCTGGCATACTGCTGTTTTTCTCGTAGTAAGGAACAGCATGTCCTTTCAGCCCTGTGTCTGCAGTTGACGACACCCCGAATGGTGAGGCCATCACACTGCTATTTACAGCATTATTGTCCAGAAGAGTATTCTCAAGGAGTAATGACTGTCCAGCCACCCCCAGATCTGCAGAGCTGGGATTCATGGTTAACATGGACATTTGGAGCTCtgtagagagagaaggagggtgggcaCCTTGGCCTGTAGAGAGAGTGACATCTTCAAGGCAAGGTCTCTTGATTTTATTAGGGTAGCCCCCATCAGCCATGCCTGCAAAGTGGAAACTGtctccttcctgtcttctcttacttGTCCCCTGCATttatgagaaaaagaagagagagagagagagagagagagagagagagagagagagaatatgaatgaaTACAAATTTAATGAAAGGTTTGACATTAAAGTTAATGCTAGGAAGCTCACAGATAAAACAGGCCTCTCAGTTTAGACTTGTACTTgtcaaaaatcataaaaaaaatataGTCTATTTTTGGAAgcatggtttttgtttctttgttgctcTGTCTCATTTAAACAGTCCTGTTACATTTCAAATAAAGCAATATGCTGTCTGTATACTAAACAAGACTGAAAGTCACACAAAGGGTATTCTTTATGCACTTAAAGGAGAGTTCAGGGACTATGCTGAAGTCACTAAATGAACTTCCTGCCAAGGCAGGCACTCAAGTGCCAACTAGAACTAGCTGAACAATTTCAATTTTTACCTAGCTACAGATAGCCCAGTTTTCAAGAAGATAAACCATGAAATAAATATTGACCTTCCAGGTTGTTTCGCTGTCTTGCTTAAATGAATCAGGGTATATTGATGAAATACAAACCAACAGTGCTGAAGAAATGGAAATGCAAAGGTGCTGACTGAGATACATGTTTAGGGCAAAGTTCACGCTTAGAATAGTCACTGTAGTCATTATTCCCTTTAGTTTACATCCACACTGTTTCTCCACATGCATACATAAGTACTGCTTATGtacatacaaaaataactaagatgaacaaatacttaattttttagaGCGATCACCTCTGAGGAATGACTGGTGATTCCTTTTCTAGTCTCTGaatttttgtattgtttgtttttagtgagGAAAATTTGCAATAAATGAAAAGCCCAAGTATAAAGTTATTTAAGTAAGGAATTCCTCTGTGCAGATGTATCCTTGGGTTAGGAAGATATCAAACAACAGGAAGAAGTCGCACTGTTGGATCAGCACCCTGGGGAGAGCTGCCAAGTGTATATAAATGCAGTCTTTAGGAGCAAAGCTACACTTTGTTTTCCTGTTTCATATTCTTATCCAAGATTCAGTCAATAACCAAGAGTTAATAACCAAGAGTTATCTATCAGTAGGTAAagggggaggaggtggaggtaTTCAAATGAGAATACTGATAGGATGCCGATTCTGGCAGCCCCTAGTCTGCCAGCAGGCTAAGGTCATGGTTTTCATGGCCAAATGAACATCAAAGTAAACCCCCCAGAGTTGTGTGCCTCAGGCTTTCCTGCATATGAGAACCACTTAGAACTATTCAAATTGTCATATCCTctcataaaaaaatgaattatgtAAATTTAATCCAGGGTAGTGCCCAGGTGGTGAACAGAGGCTGCATGGTATTGGTCCAGGAGGTAGATGTAGTGTACATGGCAAGGACAATTTTACTATGTGAGAAGTGATGAGAAAGAATTCTTAGGCCCTGTTGCTGCTCTCTTGACTGAAATAGGCAGACTATATGATGCATGTAGGGCCTCAAGGGTTGTGACATTCCCAATGCAGATGTGGAAAGGCCCTGGAAATTCAATATCTTCCAATAACAATGGCTATGCCTCAGGAAGCAGGCAGGGCTTGCCTTGTATTGCTTATCACACTGTGTCAAGGCCAGTTGAAGGGTGCCTCCACTGAGAACCTGGTTGCCCCTCTGTCTACCTTAATCCATCCTAACAGTAGAGTACTGCAGCATCTTCATAGAAGGACCTACCCTTTGAGTAAGAGGACTTGCACACATCCTTGACTTTTCTGAGATGCTCATGATGCAAATAAGGGAAGTAGACTCATTTGTCAAATTCATTTGAGGACTGGATACTACAAGTTGGGCAGGAATGGTTGGGTAGAAGAAGAAACCTAGCCAGTTTTCCATGCCCAGTTTCATATCCAGGAGTCTGGTTGATGTTCTGAAGCCCAAGGGTTCTCAAGCTATTCAGGGAGCAGTTCACTGAGTGTTTGGCCCACagcaaataaagtaaataaatagtaaatagcAGCTGAATGAACCAATAGACAGATCAACCCAAGTGTTGTGGCACATAGTGAACTTGGCAGCTCCTTTAGTCACTTATGGGGCGACCCACAAACAAGTCCCTCAAGTTCCAAATTGCTTTTTggtcttttttgtgttctgtcaAAGAATCCAAAGAAATCCGataatctaaaatttaaaatgtctgaCATGAATTAACAGGTATTCATATAGTATAGATCCACATAACTGTGTTCTTGTAGGGAACCCAGGTTAGCAATAGCTGGGTCCTACATGATATTTCATGATGGCATAAAATACACAATAGTTTTAACAATAATGAaatatttgtggtgtgtgtgtgtgtgtgtgtgtgtgtgtgtgtgtgtacacatacatacaagcaagcaGGAAGGCAGATGGTGGTGGGATGAGGTTGATGGGAGAGGAGATGGAACTTTAAGGCTGGAATTATGGCCAGGTGAGAATCTGAAATTCATTGGCAGGGCTCCTAGAGCTTTTATATGTTGGTCTGGCATGAAACTATTGGGGATAAGGCTGCAAGAGTTTGTGAAGGTAGGCATTAATTATGCCTGGTCTCCAATGGTAACGTAAGTAAGAATCTGTTTGCACCCATCAAGCGCATCCATACAAGTGATCCCTACTCACTTCTGTCTGGGTATTCATTAACAAAACAGATCACAGGCTACATCCTTGGGGCATCAAGGGGCCTTTTGT is a genomic window of Meriones unguiculatus strain TT.TT164.6M chromosome X unlocalized genomic scaffold, Bangor_MerUng_6.1 ChrX_unordered_Scaffold_30, whole genome shotgun sequence containing:
- the Mamld1 gene encoding mastermind-like domain-containing protein 1 isoform X3, coding for MDDWKSRLVIESMLPHFNMVGNRQEPRKLQESGTSKRRQEGDSFHFAGMADGGYPNKIKRPCLEDVTLSTGQGAHPPSLSTELQMSMLTMNPSSADLGVAGQSLLLENTLLDNNAVNSSVMASPFGVSSTADTGLKGHAVPYYEKNSSMPALDQELQDLLDELTKIQEPSSSDLDLEKILGSKPEEPLVLQHPQAPLGPPAKLPVQMPHMESLGPSKEFASSCSQVTGTSLPVLPSSTGINYSIPSTSKQIVSSSSSTVQAQVKNQVQNMLPVTLPPLSVPQWHHAHQLKALAASKQGSATKQQGSSRSWSSLPHPGVSPPYLPVPSPHPPPPFSPQNFTASCMSSNSLSGSAVQNSPNALLSSMAPSSNAALRPTLPYAPAKLPGLPLNQQPQFSPQSSILANLVSSTVKSPQGHLISALPTSTPGPSPPYRPENLSSPGLPQQSFTPQYSLIRSLTPTSNLLSQQQHQQQQQANSIFKPMTCSQQPKTLSMIMQQGLTSSSPEAPEPFTFSNTKPLSHFVSEPNPQKMASMSAPSRQPSLFHYLPQATPAHAPSATASSTATATLQLQHQQHQQHQQHQQQQQHQQQQQQQQQQQQQQQQQQQQQQQPDQSSFLLQQIMQQPQRFQRMVASDSMPALPGQGCCHRCAWTTAALWLEHQHQQWNSLTSTHGHVPPSNLTHVDKACKLGEARSPRVSLGRQPPSRHARGSESFLPGSSFAHELARVTSSCNTTEAAPWGSWDPKAWRQVPAPLLPSCDAAAREAEIRSYGNDP
- the Mamld1 gene encoding mastermind-like domain-containing protein 1 isoform X4; translation: MDDWKSRLVIESMLPHFNMVGNRQEPRKLQESGTSKRRQEGDSFHFAGMADGGYPNKIKRPCLEDVTLSTGQGAHPPSLSTELQMSMLTMNPSSADLGVAGQSLLLENTLLDNNAVNSSVMASPFGVSSTADTGLKGHAVPYYEKNSSMPALDQELQDLLDELTKIQEPSSSDLDLEKILGSKPEEPLVLQHPQAPLGPPAKLPVQMPHMESLGPSKEFASSCSQVTGTSLPVLPSSTGINYSIPSTSKQIVSSSSSTVQAQVKNQVQNMLPVTLPPLSVPQWHHAHQLKALAASKQGSATKQQGSSRSWSSLPHPGVSPPYLPVPSPHPPPPFSPQNFTASCMSSNSLSGSAVQNSPNALLSSMAPSSNAALRPTLPYAPAKLPGLPLNQQPQFSPQSSILANLVSSTVKSPQGHLISALPTSTPGPSPPYRPENLSSPGLPQQSFTPQYSLIRSLTPTSNLLSQQQHQQQQQANSIFKPMTCSQQPKTLSMIMQQGLTSSSPEAPEPFTFSNTKPLSHFVSEPNPQKMASMSAPSRQPSLFHYLPQATPAHAPSATASSTATATLQLQHQQHQQHQQHQQQQQHQQQQQQQQQQQQQQQQQQQQQQQPDQSSFLLQQIMQQPQRFQRMVASDSMPALPGQTHVDKACKLGEARSPRVSLGRQPPSRHARGSESFLPGSSFAHELARVTSSCNTTEAAPWGSWDPKAWRQVPAPLLPSCDAAAREAEIRSYGNDP